One stretch of Halobaculum marinum DNA includes these proteins:
- a CDS encoding 50S ribosomal protein L6, whose product MERDIELPEDVSADLDHLDLTVEGPNGSVTRRLWYPDVSVSTEDDAVVIAYPDDADRQTKATVGTFASHVTNMVHGVTEGWEYEMEVFYAHFPMDVSVEGDEVVITNFLGETAPRRTQIRGDTDVQIDGEALTLTGPSKEDVGQTAASIEQLTRVTDKDTRVFQDGVYITRKPTGGA is encoded by the coding sequence ATGGAACGAGACATCGAACTACCCGAGGACGTCTCCGCCGACCTCGACCACCTCGACCTCACCGTCGAGGGGCCGAACGGCTCGGTGACGCGCCGCCTGTGGTACCCGGACGTCAGCGTCTCCACCGAGGACGACGCCGTCGTCATCGCGTACCCGGACGACGCCGACCGCCAGACCAAAGCGACCGTCGGAACCTTCGCGAGCCACGTGACCAACATGGTTCACGGGGTCACCGAAGGGTGGGAGTACGAGATGGAGGTCTTCTACGCTCACTTCCCGATGGACGTGTCCGTCGAGGGCGACGAAGTCGTCATCACGAACTTCCTCGGCGAGACGGCACCCCGCCGCACGCAGATCCGCGGCGACACGGACGTACAGATCGACGGCGAGGCGCTCACCCTGACCGGCCCCTCGAAAGAGGACGTCGGCCAGACGGCCGCCAGCATCGAACAGCTCACCCGCGTGACCGACAAGGACACGCGCGTCTTCCAGGACGGCGTGTACATCACGCGCAAGCCCACGGGGGGTGCCTAA
- a CDS encoding 50S ribosomal protein L32e: MSDDVESLEDISGVGPSKADALREAGYESVEDVKAASQGELAEVDGIGNALAARIKADVGGLEVEEETDAEIEEEESEAEAEEAEEEDVETELRPRGHADKTPELDEERARALGKKLREGKPQFNRADYHKKKRVPTSWRRPRGQLSKQRKSIKGKGPKVEAGFRSPKAARGLHPSGFEEVRVFNTDDLEGVDGDTQAVRIASTVGGRKREAIEDECEDREIRVLNPTYVEVEVDQ, translated from the coding sequence ATGAGCGACGACGTCGAGTCGCTCGAGGACATCTCCGGTGTCGGCCCGTCGAAGGCCGACGCGCTGCGTGAGGCCGGCTACGAGTCCGTCGAGGACGTCAAGGCCGCCTCGCAGGGCGAACTGGCAGAGGTCGACGGCATCGGGAACGCCCTCGCCGCCCGCATCAAGGCGGACGTCGGCGGACTCGAAGTCGAAGAGGAGACCGACGCCGAGATCGAAGAGGAAGAGTCCGAAGCCGAGGCCGAGGAGGCCGAGGAGGAGGACGTCGAGACCGAACTGCGTCCGCGCGGTCACGCGGACAAGACCCCGGAGCTGGACGAGGAGCGCGCCCGTGCGCTCGGCAAGAAGCTCCGCGAGGGCAAGCCGCAGTTCAACCGCGCCGACTACCACAAGAAGAAGCGCGTGCCGACGTCGTGGCGACGTCCGCGCGGGCAGCTGTCGAAGCAGCGCAAGTCGATCAAGGGCAAGGGCCCGAAGGTCGAGGCGGGCTTCCGCTCGCCGAAGGCCGCCCGCGGCCTGCACCCGAGCGGCTTCGAGGAGGTCCGTGTGTTCAACACGGACGACCTCGAGGGCGTCGACGGTGACACGCAGGCGGTCCGCATCGCGTCGACCGTCGGTGGTCGCAAGCGCGAGGCGATCGAGGACGAGTGTGAGGACCGCGAGATCCGCGTCCTCAACCCGACCTACGTCGAAGTGGAGGTTGACCAATGA
- a CDS encoding 50S ribosomal protein L19e, whose protein sequence is MSDLAAQRRLAADELDVGKSRVWLNPEAQDELADAITREDIREQIEQGNIRAQDAKGNSRGRARERDAKRAYGHRKGAGTRKGKAGGRQNTKDDWIARIRAQRARLKELRDDGPLNSTQYRELYNKASGGEFEDVRRLDSYIVNNYDVTLEDD, encoded by the coding sequence ATGAGCGACCTGGCAGCACAGCGCCGGCTCGCCGCCGACGAACTCGACGTCGGCAAGAGCCGCGTGTGGCTCAACCCGGAGGCACAGGACGAGCTCGCGGACGCAATCACGCGTGAGGACATCCGCGAGCAGATCGAACAGGGCAACATCCGCGCCCAAGACGCCAAGGGGAACTCCCGCGGCCGGGCCCGCGAGCGCGACGCGAAACGCGCCTACGGCCACCGCAAGGGCGCCGGCACCCGCAAAGGGAAGGCCGGCGGCCGGCAGAACACCAAGGACGACTGGATCGCGCGGATCCGCGCCCAGCGCGCACGCCTCAAGGAGCTTCGCGACGACGGCCCCCTGAACAGCACGCAGTACCGCGAGCTGTACAACAAGGCCTCCGGCGGGGAGTTCGAGGACGTGCGACGACTCGACTCGTACATCGTGAACAACTACGACGTTACTCTGGAGGACGACTGA
- a CDS encoding 50S ribosomal protein L18, protein MATGPRYKVPMRRRREVRTDYHQRLRLLKSGKPRLVARLSNKHVRAQLVSPGPDGDITHAAASSEDLAEYGWEAPTANLPSAYLTGYLAGLRAVEAGLEEAVLDIGLNTATPGNKAFAVQEGAIDAGLEIPHNDSVLADWSRNRGEHIAEYAEQLDEPLYSGEFDAADLPEHFDELRETLTEEFDNE, encoded by the coding sequence ATGGCGACCGGACCACGCTACAAGGTACCGATGCGTCGCCGCCGGGAAGTCCGGACGGACTACCATCAGAGGTTGCGCCTGCTGAAATCCGGCAAGCCGCGCCTCGTCGCGCGCCTGTCGAACAAGCACGTCAGGGCGCAGCTGGTTTCCCCCGGACCCGACGGTGACATCACACACGCGGCCGCGTCCAGTGAGGACCTCGCCGAGTACGGCTGGGAGGCCCCGACGGCCAATCTCCCCAGCGCGTACCTGACGGGCTACCTCGCGGGACTGCGGGCGGTCGAGGCGGGCCTCGAAGAGGCCGTCCTCGACATCGGCCTGAACACGGCGACGCCTGGCAACAAGGCGTTCGCGGTGCAGGAAGGAGCGATCGACGCCGGGCTCGAGATTCCCCACAACGACAGCGTCCTCGCCGACTGGTCGCGCAACCGCGGCGAGCACATCGCCGAGTACGCCGAGCAGCTCGACGAGCCGCTGTACAGCGGGGAGTTCGACGCGGCGGACCTGCCCGAGCACTTCGACGAGCTTCGGGAGACCCTGACGGAGGAATTCGACAATGAGTAG
- a CDS encoding 30S ribosomal protein S5, with protein sequence MSRNGGWEPRTRLGRKVQEGDITTMEQALDSGLPLKEHQLVDQLLPDLEDEVLDINMVQRMTDSGRRVKFRCVVAIGNNDGFLGYAEGRDDQVGGAIQKAIEVAKLNMIKVDRGSGSWEDSAGGVNSLTRTATGKAGSVEVEIKPAPQGLGLAAAPTVRNILELAGVQDAWTSSNGNTRTTVNLAKATFNALKNASQARTPDRARRIQREAEGEN encoded by the coding sequence ATGAGTAGAAACGGCGGCTGGGAGCCGCGCACGCGGCTCGGCCGGAAGGTACAGGAGGGCGACATCACCACGATGGAGCAGGCGCTCGACTCCGGGCTCCCGCTGAAGGAGCACCAGCTGGTCGACCAGCTGCTCCCCGACCTGGAGGACGAGGTGCTGGACATCAACATGGTCCAGCGCATGACCGACTCCGGGCGTCGTGTGAAGTTCCGCTGTGTCGTCGCCATCGGTAACAACGACGGCTTCCTCGGCTACGCCGAGGGCCGCGACGACCAGGTCGGCGGCGCGATTCAGAAGGCGATCGAGGTCGCCAAGCTGAACATGATCAAAGTCGACCGCGGCTCGGGCTCGTGGGAGGACTCCGCCGGTGGGGTCAACTCGCTCACCCGGACGGCGACCGGCAAGGCCGGCTCCGTCGAGGTCGAGATCAAGCCCGCCCCGCAGGGGCTGGGCCTCGCGGCGGCGCCGACCGTCCGCAACATCCTCGAACTCGCGGGTGTCCAGGACGCCTGGACGTCCTCGAACGGGAACACGCGGACGACGGTCAACCTCGCCAAGGCGACGTTCAACGCCCTGAAGAACGCCTCGCAGGCGCGCACGCCCGACCGGGCGCGGCGCATCCAGCGCGAAGCGGAGGGTGAGAACTGA
- the rpmD gene encoding 50S ribosomal protein L30, with the protein MQAVVQLRGEIDMSAAQRDTLKMLNIHAINHCALVPEEDTYRGMIAKVNDFVAFGEPDVETVELLIARRAEPLEGDADVDDEWVSDNTEYSDIEALAEALVDEETTLREQGLSPVLRLHAPRGGHKGIKHAVKNGGELGHHDDIDTLLEAMR; encoded by the coding sequence ATGCAGGCTGTCGTCCAACTGCGCGGCGAGATCGACATGTCCGCCGCCCAGCGCGACACCCTGAAGATGCTCAACATCCACGCGATCAACCACTGCGCGCTGGTGCCCGAGGAGGACACCTACCGCGGGATGATCGCGAAGGTGAACGACTTCGTCGCGTTCGGTGAGCCGGACGTCGAGACGGTCGAACTGCTCATCGCACGTCGCGCCGAGCCCCTCGAGGGCGACGCCGACGTCGACGACGAGTGGGTCTCGGACAACACCGAGTACTCGGACATCGAGGCGCTCGCAGAAGCACTCGTGGACGAGGAGACGACCCTGCGCGAGCAGGGGCTGTCCCCGGTCCTGCGGCTGCACGCTCCGCGCGGCGGCCACAAGGGCATCAAGCACGCCGTCAAGAACGGCGGCGAGCTGGGTCACCACGACGACATCGACACGCTCCTGGAGGCGATGCGATAA
- a CDS encoding uL15m family ribosomal protein, whose protein sequence is MTSKKRRQRGSRTHGGGSHKNRRGAGHRGGRGAAGRKKHERQLYGPLGKHGFKRPQGVQEEVAEVSVQKLDEDAGLLAAEGVASEEGDGYALDARDVAEDGHEVDVVKVLGDGQVRGELHVTADAFTAEARRLIEEAGGSAELTERAQQAQADDDESDADADDE, encoded by the coding sequence ATGACGAGTAAGAAGCGACGCCAGCGCGGTTCGCGCACGCACGGCGGCGGCTCCCACAAGAACCGGCGTGGTGCCGGTCACCGGGGCGGTCGCGGTGCCGCCGGCCGCAAGAAGCACGAACGGCAGCTGTACGGTCCGCTCGGCAAGCACGGCTTCAAGCGCCCCCAGGGCGTGCAGGAGGAGGTCGCAGAGGTCTCCGTCCAGAAGCTCGACGAGGACGCCGGGCTGCTGGCCGCCGAGGGTGTCGCGAGCGAGGAGGGCGACGGCTACGCCCTCGACGCCCGCGACGTCGCCGAGGACGGTCACGAGGTCGACGTGGTGAAGGTGCTCGGCGACGGGCAGGTTCGCGGCGAACTCCACGTCACCGCCGACGCGTTCACCGCCGAGGCCCGCCGCCTCATCGAGGAGGCCGGCGGCTCCGCGGAGCTGACCGAGCGCGCACAGCAGGCCCAGGCCGACGACGACGAGTCTGACGCCGACGCCGACGACGAGTAA
- the secY gene encoding preprotein translocase subunit SecY gives MGWKETAEPLLTRMPSVVRPEGHVPFKRKLAWTAGILVMYFFLTNITMFGLATTGAEGDFYGRFRSILAGSQGSILQLGIGPIVTASIVLQLLGGANLLGLDTDDPRDQVLYQGLQKLLVLVMICLTGLPMVFAGNFLPVDGQLATQLGVGVTGLKTLLFAQMFVGGVLILFMDEVISKWGVGSGIGLFIIAGVSQQLVAGLFAIPALGTQVTGFFPAWFGIITGSIQLDPFIQSLLFDPGNILALFTTVLIFAVVVYTESVRVEIPLSHARVKGARGRFPVKLIYASVLPMILVRALQANIQFLGQILNNYVTLPAFLGVYSQGQPVSGLFYYLAPIQSRSDWMWFSGAFTVAAEPWQIIIRVLVDLTFMIVGGAIFAVFWVETTGMGPESTARQIQNSGMQIPGFRKNPQVIEKVMERYIPQVTVIGGALVGALAVLANMLGTLGGVSGTGLLLTVSITYKLYEEIAEEQLMEMHPMMRQMFGSDD, from the coding sequence ATGGGTTGGAAAGAGACCGCAGAACCCCTCCTCACACGGATGCCGTCCGTCGTGCGTCCGGAGGGGCACGTGCCCTTCAAGCGGAAGCTCGCTTGGACGGCCGGTATCCTCGTGATGTACTTCTTCCTGACGAATATCACGATGTTCGGGCTCGCGACGACCGGGGCCGAGGGTGACTTCTACGGCCGGTTCCGGTCGATCCTCGCCGGCTCGCAGGGGTCGATCCTGCAGCTCGGTATCGGTCCGATCGTCACGGCGTCAATCGTCCTCCAACTGCTGGGCGGCGCGAACCTGCTGGGGCTCGACACGGACGACCCCCGCGACCAGGTGCTGTACCAGGGCCTCCAGAAGTTGCTCGTCCTCGTGATGATCTGTCTGACGGGGCTGCCGATGGTGTTCGCCGGGAACTTCCTGCCCGTCGACGGGCAGTTGGCGACCCAACTCGGCGTCGGCGTCACCGGCCTGAAGACGCTCCTGTTCGCCCAGATGTTCGTCGGGGGCGTCCTCATCCTGTTCATGGACGAGGTCATCTCGAAGTGGGGCGTCGGCTCCGGGATCGGACTGTTCATCATCGCCGGCGTGAGCCAACAGCTCGTCGCCGGGCTGTTCGCCATCCCCGCGCTCGGGACGCAGGTGACCGGCTTCTTCCCCGCGTGGTTCGGCATCATCACCGGGAGCATCCAGCTGGACCCGTTCATCCAGTCGCTGCTGTTCGACCCCGGTAACATCCTCGCGCTGTTCACGACCGTCCTCATCTTCGCGGTCGTCGTGTACACCGAGTCCGTCCGCGTCGAGATTCCGCTGAGCCACGCCCGCGTCAAGGGCGCCCGCGGTCGCTTCCCCGTGAAGCTCATCTACGCGTCCGTCCTCCCGATGATCCTCGTTCGCGCGCTGCAGGCGAACATCCAGTTCCTCGGGCAGATCCTCAACAACTACGTGACGCTGCCGGCGTTCCTCGGCGTCTACTCGCAGGGACAGCCCGTGAGCGGGCTATTCTACTACCTCGCGCCGATCCAGTCGCGCAGCGACTGGATGTGGTTCTCCGGGGCGTTCACCGTCGCCGCCGAGCCGTGGCAGATCATCATCCGGGTGCTCGTCGACCTCACGTTCATGATCGTCGGCGGCGCCATCTTCGCGGTGTTCTGGGTCGAGACGACCGGCATGGGGCCGGAGTCGACCGCCCGTCAGATCCAGAACTCCGGGATGCAGATCCCCGGCTTCCGGAAGAACCCGCAGGTGATCGAGAAGGTGATGGAGCGGTACATCCCACAAGTGACCGTCATCGGCGGCGCGCTCGTCGGCGCACTCGCAGTGCTGGCGAACATGCTCGGCACCCTCGGTGGCGTCTCCGGGACGGGCCTGCTGCTGACTGTGTCGATCACCTACAAGCTGTACGAAGAGATCGCAGAGGAACAGCTCATGGAGATGCACCCCATGATGCGGCAGATGTTCGGCTCCGACGACTGA
- a CDS encoding PAS domain-containing sensor histidine kinase yields MNSRGPSDAISSQTLCDTIPDAIVIVDEAGAVTYANSRVTDLFGYAPEELVGEAVEVLVPDGIAEAHVDKRESYMADPQTRPMGVGLDLVGQRKDGSQFPVAISLSPVDTDDDNAVVATVRDVSDQETLRNKYRSLLETAPDAFLLADASSGELVEVNEQAVELTGYSQEELQAMDQRDLHPSGHEEGYRKLFEEHVRSEGIRSTLPDGTPIFVETKDGDKVPVEINARIIEVDDRRLIAGSFRDISERHEYERRLERRNERLDEFASLVTHDLRNPLNVASGYLDLIAEELDSEYVDHVESSHDRMKAIIDGTLALAREGDAAYEEGPVDLASLAEQCWRNVEGERASLHVASTAVLSVDSRRLERVFENLYRNAIEHGGPAVTIEVGMLDNGFYVEDDGPGVPESGRDDVFQAGQSSTATGTGLGLAIVRRIVEGHGWAIDVTDGAVGGARFEITGVEEP; encoded by the coding sequence ATGAATTCTCGGGGGCCGAGTGATGCCATCTCGTCACAGACGCTGTGTGACACTATCCCCGATGCGATCGTTATCGTTGACGAGGCGGGGGCCGTCACCTACGCCAACTCACGGGTGACGGACCTCTTCGGATACGCCCCCGAGGAACTGGTCGGAGAGGCGGTCGAGGTGCTGGTCCCCGACGGCATCGCCGAGGCGCACGTCGACAAACGGGAATCCTACATGGCGGACCCGCAGACCCGTCCGATGGGGGTGGGGCTGGACCTGGTCGGGCAACGGAAGGACGGAAGCCAGTTCCCCGTTGCGATCAGTTTGAGCCCGGTCGATACGGACGACGACAACGCCGTCGTGGCGACCGTCCGTGACGTCTCCGATCAGGAGACGCTCCGGAACAAGTACCGGTCGCTGCTGGAGACCGCGCCAGACGCGTTCCTCCTCGCCGACGCGTCCTCCGGCGAACTCGTCGAGGTCAACGAACAGGCGGTCGAGCTAACCGGGTACTCCCAGGAGGAACTCCAGGCGATGGACCAGCGCGACCTCCACCCGAGCGGCCACGAGGAGGGCTACCGGAAGTTGTTCGAAGAGCACGTGCGCTCGGAGGGGATTCGCTCGACGCTGCCGGACGGCACGCCGATATTCGTCGAGACGAAGGACGGAGACAAGGTCCCCGTCGAAATTAACGCCAGGATCATCGAGGTCGACGACCGACGCCTCATCGCCGGGTCGTTTCGAGACATCTCCGAACGACACGAGTACGAACGCCGACTAGAACGACGGAACGAACGACTCGACGAGTTCGCAAGTCTCGTCACCCACGACCTGCGAAACCCCCTGAACGTCGCGAGCGGCTATCTCGATCTCATCGCCGAGGAACTCGACAGCGAGTACGTCGACCACGTCGAGTCGTCACACGATCGAATGAAGGCGATCATCGATGGAACGCTCGCCCTCGCTCGGGAGGGAGACGCCGCCTACGAAGAGGGGCCAGTCGACCTCGCCTCGTTGGCAGAGCAGTGTTGGCGCAACGTCGAGGGAGAGCGGGCATCCCTCCACGTCGCCTCGACGGCGGTCTTGTCGGTCGATTCCCGTCGCCTCGAACGAGTGTTCGAGAACCTCTACCGGAACGCAATCGAACACGGCGGCCCAGCCGTTACCATCGAGGTCGGGATGCTCGACAACGGGTTCTACGTGGAAGACGATGGCCCGGGTGTTCCCGAGTCGGGCCGCGACGACGTGTTTCAAGCCGGGCAGTCCTCGACGGCGACCGGGACCGGGCTCGGGCTGGCTATCGTTCGACGGATCGTCGAGGGACACGGCTGGGCCATCGACGTGACCGACGGAGCCGTCGGCGGAGCACGCTTCGAAATCACGGGCGTCGAGGAGCCGTGA
- a CDS encoding DNA methyltransferase, whose translation MLESDTELPPSSAIESDFPYREVNRLAASEAYNKHHYRPTNYQHKWWARRLGSVFRTICLSALSDADTTAAEVWEMYAEANDFEDAVVLDPFMGGGTTGQEATRVGAKFIGSDLNPVAWFISRMGLAPQTSMLETYFRRVMNRSREEIRPYYQTECPECGDETGAQFYLWVELVESEDGGMEREYDVLVVDYKRDGGATVVCPQCHRLSDVAEPTESECGNCAHEFDATREDVRVAVDSPNAVFNGGERPAYEPYAVKYDCDCGSGFTAFDEFDVGKLEAARARFAEVESDLPLPEQSIPEGGEKTRDLHNRNYTEWTQLFNARQLLALGTLLRHITDVDDELARHYLTLTFSATLEFNNMFCSYKGADPRGPGAVRHIFSHHAYVHPGEPLENNPLGTKPRQSGTFRYLYEYRLSKALEFQNTPVERVLGDDGTVDRKEPIGGETIGGKPAESVADLAEGDKSHYLHCGDSASLSMPDGFEVDAVITDPPYYDSVQYSELADFFYVWLKQSLERDFPDIFRADSVVSEAEAVGNSTREKSLDDYERLMEGVFSSANEALTEDGPMVFTFHHKKPDAWGAILEAIDGANFRVVNTYPVRGENRLSVHINGQRAIQLDSAIVCRKGHKREEGRWEDVADRIEAESRERLSQFHESDDDDLSLLDASVVVRGACMTHFSAYERVLDDGEEVSEREALNRVEAITKRLNAEEF comes from the coding sequence GTGCTGGAATCGGATACCGAACTCCCACCGTCGTCGGCTATCGAGTCCGATTTCCCCTATCGAGAGGTCAATCGGCTGGCCGCGTCGGAGGCGTACAACAAGCATCACTACCGCCCCACGAACTACCAACACAAGTGGTGGGCGCGCCGTCTCGGGAGCGTCTTTCGGACGATCTGTCTGTCTGCGCTGAGCGACGCCGACACGACCGCCGCCGAGGTTTGGGAGATGTACGCGGAGGCGAACGACTTCGAGGACGCGGTCGTTCTCGACCCGTTCATGGGCGGTGGAACGACCGGCCAAGAGGCCACGCGCGTCGGGGCGAAGTTCATCGGCTCCGATCTAAACCCGGTGGCGTGGTTCATCTCGCGGATGGGGCTGGCACCCCAGACGTCGATGCTGGAGACGTACTTCCGTCGCGTGATGAACCGGTCACGCGAGGAGATCCGGCCGTACTACCAGACGGAGTGTCCAGAGTGCGGCGACGAGACCGGCGCCCAGTTCTACCTGTGGGTGGAGTTGGTCGAATCCGAGGACGGGGGGATGGAGCGCGAGTACGACGTGCTCGTCGTCGACTACAAGCGCGACGGCGGGGCGACCGTCGTCTGTCCCCAGTGTCACCGCCTCTCCGACGTGGCCGAGCCCACCGAATCCGAGTGTGGCAACTGTGCTCACGAGTTCGACGCCACACGGGAGGACGTTCGCGTCGCCGTCGACTCGCCGAACGCCGTGTTCAACGGCGGGGAGCGGCCGGCGTACGAGCCGTACGCGGTCAAGTACGACTGCGACTGCGGGAGCGGGTTCACGGCGTTCGACGAGTTCGACGTGGGGAAGTTGGAAGCCGCGCGAGCGCGGTTTGCGGAGGTCGAATCCGACCTCCCGCTCCCCGAGCAGTCCATCCCCGAGGGGGGCGAGAAGACTCGTGACCTCCACAACCGGAACTACACCGAGTGGACACAGCTGTTCAACGCGCGCCAACTGCTCGCACTCGGGACGCTCCTGCGTCACATCACTGACGTCGACGACGAGTTGGCCCGTCACTACCTCACGCTGACGTTCTCGGCGACGCTGGAGTTCAACAACATGTTCTGCTCGTACAAGGGGGCGGACCCGCGCGGGCCGGGTGCAGTGCGTCACATCTTCTCTCACCACGCGTACGTCCATCCCGGCGAGCCGCTGGAGAACAACCCGCTGGGGACGAAGCCTCGCCAGAGCGGGACGTTCCGGTACCTGTACGAGTACCGGCTGAGCAAGGCGCTCGAGTTCCAGAACACGCCGGTCGAACGCGTCCTCGGCGACGACGGAACCGTCGACCGGAAGGAGCCGATAGGGGGAGAGACAATCGGCGGGAAGCCAGCCGAGTCCGTGGCGGACCTCGCCGAGGGCGACAAGTCCCACTACCTCCACTGCGGCGACAGCGCGTCGCTTTCGATGCCGGACGGGTTCGAGGTGGACGCGGTCATCACGGACCCCCCGTACTACGACTCCGTACAGTACAGCGAGTTGGCCGACTTCTTCTACGTCTGGCTGAAGCAGAGTCTCGAACGGGACTTCCCCGATATCTTCAGGGCTGACTCGGTGGTGTCGGAGGCCGAAGCGGTCGGGAACAGCACCCGGGAGAAGTCGCTCGACGACTACGAACGCCTGATGGAGGGCGTGTTCTCCTCGGCGAACGAGGCGCTGACGGAGGACGGGCCGATGGTGTTCACCTTCCACCACAAGAAGCCGGACGCGTGGGGTGCGATCCTCGAAGCCATCGACGGTGCGAACTTCAGGGTGGTGAACACGTACCCCGTTCGGGGCGAGAACCGACTCTCCGTCCACATCAACGGGCAGCGCGCGATCCAACTCGACAGTGCGATCGTCTGTCGGAAGGGGCACAAACGGGAGGAGGGCCGGTGGGAGGACGTCGCCGACCGCATCGAAGCGGAGTCTCGCGAACGCCTCTCGCAGTTCCACGAGTCAGACGACGACGACCTCTCACTCCTCGACGCCTCCGTCGTCGTCAGAGGCGCGTGCATGACCCACTTCTCGGCGTACGAACGCGTCCTCGACGACGGCGAAGAAGTGTCCGAACGAGAGGCGTTGAATCGCGTGGAAGCGATCACCAAGCGACTCAACGCCGAGGAGTTCTGA
- a CDS encoding NotI family restriction endonuclease, with amino-acid sequence MPDTPLFREVYGFNSTHDIPERREQVMETKSGRPIYSSTCPFNGYACTKATDVSEEHGETRPLGVCSASGPDGNAVITCPERFKSDVVWDDMREHLFPDADGSFFVLEERTLGEAGRIDLIPVIHRDGEITDFAAVEIQSSYFSGGSIREEFNEYMDEIDDGHPPDPPVGSRQMDYRSCLDKRLLPQLEEKAETVEAWGKDFGVVLQKIAFENSNIVRRISRVPEDEATFFFFVYEYVEDTPQYRLELDELYPTTFEEVDRAVGESMAPDRAEFLAELERKLGREL; translated from the coding sequence ATGCCGGATACACCGCTGTTTCGCGAAGTGTACGGGTTCAACTCGACACACGACATCCCCGAGCGTCGCGAACAGGTGATGGAGACCAAAAGCGGGCGCCCCATCTACTCGTCGACGTGCCCGTTCAACGGCTACGCGTGCACGAAAGCCACCGACGTGAGCGAGGAGCACGGAGAGACTCGCCCGCTCGGCGTGTGTAGTGCTTCCGGGCCCGACGGCAACGCCGTCATCACCTGTCCCGAGCGGTTCAAGTCCGACGTCGTCTGGGACGACATGCGCGAACACCTCTTCCCCGACGCCGACGGGTCCTTCTTCGTCCTCGAAGAGCGCACGCTCGGCGAGGCCGGGCGGATAGACCTCATCCCGGTGATCCACCGCGACGGCGAGATCACCGACTTCGCGGCCGTCGAGATCCAGTCCTCCTACTTCTCGGGGGGGAGCATCCGCGAGGAGTTCAACGAGTACATGGACGAAATCGACGACGGCCACCCACCCGACCCGCCGGTGGGGTCGCGCCAGATGGACTATCGGAGTTGTCTCGACAAGCGACTCCTCCCCCAACTCGAAGAGAAGGCCGAAACCGTCGAAGCGTGGGGGAAGGACTTCGGCGTCGTCCTCCAGAAAATCGCCTTCGAGAACTCGAACATCGTCCGACGGATCAGTCGTGTCCCCGAGGACGAAGCGACGTTCTTCTTCTTCGTCTACGAGTACGTCGAGGACACGCCACAGTACCGCCTGGAACTGGACGAACTGTACCCCACCACGTTCGAGGAGGTCGACAGGGCCGTCGGCGAATCGATGGCACCGGACCGAGCGGAGTTCCTCGCGGAACTCGAACGCAAACTCGGTCGCGAACTGTAG
- a CDS encoding DUF7511 domain-containing protein — MHTNDRRTQLEGERLEDLPEFELRYLFDDGERPSSVTIYAPESLETTWLTADADVAVSLDELR; from the coding sequence ATGCACACGAACGACCGGCGTACCCAACTGGAGGGGGAGCGGCTCGAGGACCTGCCCGAGTTCGAGCTTCGGTACCTCTTCGACGACGGGGAGCGGCCGAGTTCGGTGACGATCTACGCGCCCGAGTCGCTGGAGACGACGTGGCTCACCGCCGACGCCGACGTGGCAGTGTCACTCGACGAACTCCGCTGA
- a CDS encoding universal stress protein translates to MTGLLARAVVPVASEKDATATASALAAHDAEVGDVTLVYVVEKAGGAADKAGVEQREEAAREAFDAFDAVLGGAATDHRIAYHTDIVDGILGVADDVDATAVVFTPRDGGRFIRLLTGDVALRLVTDADRPVVSLPRHVDE, encoded by the coding sequence ATGACCGGACTGCTCGCCCGCGCCGTCGTCCCCGTCGCCTCCGAGAAGGACGCCACCGCGACGGCTTCGGCGCTGGCGGCTCACGACGCCGAAGTCGGTGACGTGACGCTCGTGTACGTCGTCGAGAAGGCCGGCGGCGCCGCGGACAAGGCGGGTGTCGAACAGCGCGAGGAGGCCGCCCGGGAGGCGTTCGACGCTTTCGACGCCGTGCTCGGAGGCGCGGCCACCGACCATCGGATCGCGTACCACACCGACATCGTCGACGGGATTCTCGGCGTGGCCGACGACGTCGACGCCACGGCGGTCGTGTTCACGCCTCGCGATGGCGGTCGATTCATCCGTCTGCTCACCGGCGACGTGGCACTACGTCTCGTCACCGACGCCGACCGACCCGTCGTGAGCCTCCCCCGGCACGTGGACGAATGA